The following proteins come from a genomic window of Pseudomonas cichorii:
- a CDS encoding ethanolamine ammonia-lyase subunit EutB produces the protein MASFSQAIGALTYRFDSLKDVMAKASPARSGDFLAGVAAQNDGERVAAQMALANIPLKHFLEEALIPYEQDEVTRLIIDTHDKLAFATVSHLTVGGFRDWLLSDKADETSLRALAPGLTPEMAAAVSKIMRVQDLVLVAQKIRVVTRFRNTVGLRGRLSTRLQPNHPTDEPSGIAASVLDGLLYGNGDAMIGINPATDSTSSIVALLEMLDAIIQRYEIPTQSCVLTHVTTSIEVINRGVPVDLVFQSITGTEAANASFGINLKLLQEGYEAGLSLNRGTLGQNLMYFETGQGSALSANAHHGVDQQTCETRAYAVARHFNPFLVNTVVGFIGPEYLYNGKQIIRAGLEDHFCGKLLGVPMGCDICYTNHAEADQDDMDTLLTLLGVAGINFIMGIPGSDDIMLNYQTTSFHDALYARQSLGLRPAPEYEAWLEKMGIFTQADGHVRFGDSLPPAFRQALAHLA, from the coding sequence ATGGCAAGCTTTTCCCAGGCTATCGGTGCGCTGACGTACCGTTTCGACAGCCTCAAGGACGTGATGGCAAAAGCCAGTCCAGCCCGCTCCGGCGATTTTCTGGCCGGGGTTGCAGCGCAAAACGATGGTGAGCGAGTCGCCGCACAAATGGCGCTGGCCAATATTCCCCTCAAGCACTTCCTTGAAGAAGCGCTGATCCCTTACGAACAAGACGAAGTCACCCGCCTGATTATCGATACCCACGACAAGCTGGCCTTTGCCACCGTCAGCCACCTGACCGTGGGCGGTTTTCGTGACTGGCTGCTCAGCGACAAGGCCGACGAAACCAGCCTTCGCGCCCTGGCTCCCGGCCTGACGCCGGAGATGGCCGCCGCCGTCTCGAAAATCATGCGCGTGCAGGACCTGGTGCTGGTGGCGCAGAAGATTCGCGTCGTAACACGCTTTCGCAACACCGTAGGCCTGCGCGGACGCCTGTCGACGCGGCTGCAACCCAATCACCCGACCGACGAGCCATCGGGCATTGCGGCCAGCGTGCTGGACGGCCTGCTGTACGGCAACGGCGATGCCATGATCGGCATCAACCCGGCTACCGACAGCACCTCGTCCATCGTCGCACTGCTGGAAATGCTGGATGCGATCATTCAGCGTTATGAGATCCCGACTCAATCCTGTGTGCTGACTCACGTCACCACTTCCATTGAAGTGATCAATCGCGGCGTACCGGTCGATCTGGTTTTTCAATCCATCACCGGCACCGAGGCTGCCAACGCCAGCTTCGGGATCAACCTGAAGCTGCTGCAGGAAGGCTACGAAGCAGGCCTGAGCCTCAATCGCGGAACGCTCGGGCAGAACCTGATGTATTTCGAGACCGGTCAAGGCAGCGCGCTGTCGGCCAACGCTCACCATGGCGTGGACCAACAGACCTGCGAAACCCGCGCCTACGCCGTGGCCCGGCATTTCAATCCGTTTCTGGTCAATACCGTAGTGGGCTTCATTGGCCCGGAATACCTCTACAACGGCAAACAGATCATCCGCGCCGGGCTCGAAGACCACTTCTGCGGCAAGCTGCTGGGCGTGCCCATGGGCTGCGACATCTGCTACACCAACCACGCCGAAGCCGACCAGGACGACATGGACACCTTGCTGACGCTGCTGGGCGTGGCGGGGATCAACTTCATCATGGGCATCCCCGGCTCGGACGACATCATGCTCAATTACCAGACCACCTCTTTCCATGACGCGCTCTATGCGCGGCAGAGCCTGGGCTTACGCCCTGCCCCCGAATACGAGGCCTGGCTGGAAAAAATGGGCATCTTCACCCAGGCCGATGGCCATGTGCGCTTTGGCGACAGCCTGCCACCGGCCTTTCGCCAGGCTCTGGCGCACCTGGCATGA
- the eutC gene encoding ethanolamine ammonia-lyase subunit EutC, with product MSELSMTDDTLPNPWLELRRLTPARIALGRTGTSLPTNAQLDFQFAHAQARDAVHLPFDHAGLSAQLAEKGRETLLVHSAAADRHSYLQRPDLGRRLDEDSAKQLKDYAAAHPGGVDLAIVVADGLSSLAVHRHTVPFLARMEEQATAEGWTLSPVILVEQGRVAIADEIGELLGAKMVVILIGERPGLSSPDSLGLYFTYAPKVGLNDAHRNCISNVRLEGLSYAMAAHRLLYLMREACRRQVSGVNLKDEAELKTVESDNAADNKGNFLLAGPVEPL from the coding sequence ATGAGTGAACTTTCCATGACCGACGACACACTTCCCAACCCATGGCTGGAATTGCGCCGCCTGACCCCGGCGCGCATTGCCCTGGGCCGTACCGGCACCAGCCTGCCGACCAACGCACAACTGGACTTCCAGTTCGCCCACGCCCAGGCCCGGGACGCGGTGCACTTACCCTTCGATCATGCAGGGCTGAGCGCCCAACTGGCAGAAAAAGGCCGTGAAACGCTGCTGGTGCACAGCGCCGCCGCAGATCGCCACAGCTACCTGCAACGCCCGGACCTGGGACGACGCCTGGACGAAGACTCGGCCAAACAGTTGAAGGATTACGCTGCCGCCCATCCCGGCGGCGTCGATCTGGCCATCGTGGTTGCCGATGGTCTGTCATCACTGGCCGTTCATCGCCATACCGTCCCGTTCCTGGCGCGCATGGAAGAACAGGCCACCGCCGAAGGCTGGACGCTGTCCCCCGTGATTCTGGTGGAGCAGGGCCGCGTCGCCATCGCCGATGAAATCGGTGAACTACTGGGCGCAAAGATGGTGGTGATCCTGATCGGCGAGCGCCCGGGCCTGAGTTCCCCGGACAGTCTGGGTCTATATTTTACCTATGCGCCCAAGGTTGGCCTGAACGACGCCCATCGAAACTGCATCTCCAATGTGAGACTGGAGGGCCTGAGTTACGCAATGGCGGCTCATCGCTTGCTTTATCTGATGCGTGAAGCCTGCCGGCGACAGGTTTCGGGGGTGAACCTCAAGGATGAAGCCGAATTGAAGACTGTGGAATCGGATAACGCAGCCGATAACAAGGGTAACTTCCTGCTCGCAGGCCCGGTTGAGCCGCTTTAG
- a CDS encoding GNAT family N-acetyltransferase yields MRIIKATLEHLDLLCPLFIKYREFYGELPFPDSSRDFLEKRLRRDESVIYLALAKDDDTKVLGFCQLYPSFSSLSLKRVWILNDIYVAEDSRRQLVADHLMKHAKQMAKETHAVRMRVSTSSDNEVAHKVYESIGFKEDTQFKNYVLPIN; encoded by the coding sequence ATGCGGATCATAAAAGCAACTCTTGAACACCTGGACCTGCTCTGCCCGCTGTTCATCAAATATCGCGAATTTTATGGCGAGTTGCCCTTCCCGGATTCGTCACGCGACTTTCTGGAAAAGCGTCTGCGCCGCGATGAGTCCGTGATCTATCTGGCACTGGCCAAGGATGACGACACTAAAGTGCTGGGCTTCTGCCAGCTCTACCCAAGCTTCTCGTCGCTGTCGCTCAAGCGCGTGTGGATTCTCAACGACATCTACGTCGCCGAAGACTCCCGCCGCCAACTGGTCGCAGACCACCTGATGAAGCATGCCAAACAGATGGCCAAGGAAACCCATGCCGTGCGCATGCGTGTGTCCACCAGCAGCGACAACGAAGTGGCACACAAGGTCTATGAGTCCATTGGTTTCAAGGAAGATACCCAGTTCAAGAACTACGTATTGCCGATCAACTGA